The bacterium genome contains the following window.
ACCATAAGGAACCCGTGCCGTATCCCCAAAATACAGATAATTTTCGTTCGGTAATTCTGTTGCAAGTCTTTTTAATACAGTAAGTCCGCCGACTCCGGAATCAAAAACACCTATTGGTTTGTTGCTCATGAGAAAGTTCTGCTCCATGAATCAAATTTTTCATTTATATTATATTACAAAATTAATTAATAAAATCAGATTTTAAAAGCCCTGATTGTCTTACTATAGAAAGAAATGTTCCATAAGGAATTTCTGGTTTCGGATGAGGAATGATAACTGTTTTGCTTCCATTTACATATTTAGAATGGCTTCCCTTTATTGATTTTAAAGAAAAGCCATTTAGTATTAATATAGCAATAATTTCTCTCGAAGACAGCAATTTAGGCATTTATTGTTTTTTCTCCAAGCATGGCAATGTCTATAGGGAAAAACACAACATTATTATTATCTTCAAAATATAACTCCAGTGCTTCTGTAAGATTATCAACAGCCTCTTCTATTGTTTCTCCAAAGCTTGAAACATCAACATTCAAGCATTGCGAAACAAAATAATCACCTTCCTTGTAAACTGTATATTTTATATTTTTCACGAAAAAAAACCTGCTTAATTACATTATATGCTAATTATAGCATATAATGTGTCATTTACGTGGATTTCAGAAATTATTTTTAATTAAAGCAATTTTTTTTATGTTCCGGTTTTATATATTTAATCAGAAATTTACAGGCAAAAAAAATGTTCAATAACTATACTATACAAAGAAATAAGCCAAGCTTTTCTGCACATATAAAAATGTGTAGTTATTCAAAAATAGAAAAATATTTAGAAAGTGGTATTGAAGTTTCAGGCGGATATAACGCAATGTATAACATTGCAGAAGCCAGCTATGGCAAAAAAATAGGAACAAGACGCATCTGTGATTGCAATGCCGTTAGTATATTCGGAAAAAACACCGTTAATAATCTGGTTATGCATCTATGTCCCGATGATGAATCTATTTTTGGAAATCTTGCCGAAAATTTAATAGCCTTAGGCGAAAAATTCAGAAACACAGTAAATTTACTTAAACAGGAAGGAATAAAACCTGAAGGTCTGATTTTTGGAGGGAATTATCGATATCCGAAAAGCAAAGAGCTTACAGTAATTTTAAAATATTTTCTTGAAAAAGTTGGAATAAATCCAACTATTTTTGCCGG
Protein-coding sequences here:
- a CDS encoding type II toxin-antitoxin system HicA family toxin, with product MPKLLSSREIIAILILNGFSLKSIKGSHSKYVNGSKTVIIPHPKPEIPYGTFLSIVRQSGLLKSDFIN
- a CDS encoding type II toxin-antitoxin system HicB family antitoxin; this encodes MKNIKYTVYKEGDYFVSQCLNVDVSSFGETIEEAVDNLTEALELYFEDNNNVVFFPIDIAMLGEKTINA